The bacterium genome window below encodes:
- the trxA gene encoding thioredoxin, with amino-acid sequence MLERSENLEPLGEVQPRAEVELTDANFNDEVKSSSIPVFVDFWAPWCIPCQMMGKVVEELAKEYEGKAKVCKLNVDENPKTASFCKIRSIPTFIIFKNGNAVEQLVGVLPKRGT; translated from the coding sequence ATGTTGGAGCGAAGCGAAAATCTCGAGCCATTGGGAGAGGTGCAACCTCGAGCTGAAGTTGAACTGACAGATGCTAATTTTAACGATGAAGTCAAAAGTTCATCTATTCCAGTATTTGTTGACTTTTGGGCTCCTTGGTGTATACCGTGCCAGATGATGGGTAAAGTTGTAGAAGAGCTTGCTAAAGAATACGAAGGAAAGGCCAAGGTTTGTAAGTTAAATGTGGATGAAAATCCTAAAACTGCATCATTCTGCAAGATAAGGAGTATACCTACATTTATTATCTTTAAAAATGGTAACGCAGTGGAGCAACTGGTAGGTGTATTACCAAAAAGAGGAACTTAA
- a CDS encoding transposase — MLNVGIDYHKKFSYGTIMNEKGEIIKQGVLQNSFAGVSKFINGCKCGEEIEAVMEATRNWDFPKDPVEMYDWLDEVVDEVKLVHPLKVKVIAEADKKTDKIDSTVLANLLRTGFFTSRICTGQIYS; from the coding sequence ATGTTAAATGTGGGAATAGATTACCACAAAAAGTTTAGCTACGGAACCATAATGAACGAGAAAGGTGAGATAATAAAGCAAGGAGTGTTGCAGAATAGTTTTGCGGGAGTAAGTAAGTTTATTAATGGATGCAAATGTGGCGAAGAGATTGAAGCAGTGATGGAAGCTACAAGGAATTGGGACTTTCCGAAGGATCCTGTGGAGATGTACGATTGGCTTGATGAAGTGGTAGATGAGGTAAAATTAGTTCATCCATTGAAGGTAAAAGTAATAGCGGAGGCCGATAAGAAAACGGACAAGATAGATTCTACTGTATTGGCTAATTTATTGCGTACTGGTTTTTTTACCTCTCGCATATGCACCGGGCAAATATACTCGTGA
- the trxB gene encoding thioredoxin-disulfide reductase codes for MAITEIKDLIIIGGGPAGLSAGIYASRARLNTLLIEKLAPGGLPMTTHLIENYPGFPHGISGSELMKGMQVQATRFGLKFVIEEVISLEIENGVKLVKTATHKYKAYAVIIATGTLPKKLGILGEDKFSGKGVSYCATCDGPLFKDKAVAVVGCGNSGIQEGLFLLKFVSNVTFIEFLPYITADKILQEQIQKEQKVSFYLNHTLVSINGDEYISSVTIKDRTTGKEKVIDVEGVFIYAGLNPNTKFLQGVVNLDPHGYVITDENLETSVSGIFAAGDVRVKLLRQVATSVGDGALAAFTAEKYLVGAR; via the coding sequence ATGGCTATTACAGAGATAAAAGACCTAATTATAATAGGTGGAGGACCTGCTGGTCTTTCTGCCGGAATCTATGCAAGTAGGGCGAGACTTAATACATTGCTTATTGAAAAATTGGCGCCCGGTGGACTTCCTATGACTACTCATTTAATAGAGAACTACCCCGGCTTCCCTCACGGGATTTCGGGGTCTGAGCTTATGAAAGGGATGCAGGTACAAGCAACAAGATTTGGGCTTAAGTTTGTAATTGAAGAAGTAATTTCATTAGAGATAGAAAATGGGGTTAAACTTGTGAAAACAGCAACCCATAAGTATAAAGCGTATGCAGTTATTATCGCAACAGGGACACTGCCCAAAAAACTTGGTATCCTTGGTGAAGATAAATTTAGTGGAAAAGGAGTCTCTTATTGTGCTACCTGTGATGGTCCATTGTTTAAAGACAAGGCTGTAGCTGTTGTTGGATGTGGCAACTCCGGAATTCAGGAAGGCTTATTCTTACTCAAGTTTGTCTCAAATGTAACATTTATTGAATTCCTACCATACATAACTGCGGATAAGATACTACAAGAGCAAATACAAAAAGAGCAGAAAGTGAGTTTCTATCTTAACCATACATTAGTTAGTATAAATGGTGATGAATATATATCATCAGTTACTATAAAGGATAGGACAACTGGTAAGGAGAAAGTCATAGATGTGGAAGGTGTCTTTATTTATGCAGGGCTCAATCCTAACACTAAGTTCTTGCAGGGGGTAGTCAACCTGGACCCGCATGGTTATGTAATTACTGATGAGAATTTGGAGACTTCTGTTTCTGGCATTTTTGCAGCCGGTGATGTTAGAGTGAAACTGCTAAGGCAGGTAGCTACAAGTGTAGGTGACGGTGCCCTTGCCGCCTTTACAGCAGAAAAATATTTGGTAGGAGCGAGGTAA